One genomic segment of Sminthopsis crassicaudata isolate SCR6 chromosome 2, ASM4859323v1, whole genome shotgun sequence includes these proteins:
- the TMEM17 gene encoding transmembrane protein 17 isoform X2, translated as MTNNEIVSSLALQISLYFNIYFFPFWWVCNIIMLHLKYPILPDYYKFILVTVVILITLIEAIRLYLGYMGNLQEKVPELAGFWLLTLLLQSPLIFFLLFNEGLTIQPLERAVNIIFTFFLTFQIVVAFLALKKMANQLAARFHLQDFDHFDREKRKIHASRFLSQHLEEIHPTAVE; from the exons ATAATGAAATAGTCTCCAGTTTGGCATTACAGATATCTCtttatttcaacatttatttctttcccttttggtgGGTGTGTAATATCATCATGCTTCACCTGAAG TATCCCATCTTGCCTGATTATTATAAATTCATTCTAGTCACTGTCGTTATACTAATAACCTTAATTGAGGCCATCCGGTTGTATTTAGGATATATGGGCAACCTCCAGGAAAAG GTTCCAGAGCTGGCTGGCTTTTGGCTCTTGACCCTTCTACTGCAATCGCCCCtaattttcttcttgctttttaatGAAGGTCTGACAATTCAGCCCCTGGAACGAGCAGTCAATATCATCTTCactttcttcctaactttccaaATTGTTGTAGCATTTCTTGCcttaaagaaaatggcaaaccagttgGCTGCTCGATTCCACCTCCAAGATTTTGACCATTTtgatagagaaaagaggaagatacATGCTTCTAGGTTTCTATCACAACATTTAGAGGAGATTCATCCAACAGCTGTTGAGTAG